In the genome of Streptomyces sp. SLBN-118, the window AGAGGTGGAAGCGCAGATACAGATACTGGAGATCGTCGTTGCCGAGCATCTCGCGCCAGCTCTCGCGCAGTTCTTCGGCGAGCGTGTACGCGGTGTTCAGATCGCCGCGCTTCCACAGGTAGCGCACCCGGTCGATCAGCAGCCGCCGGGTCTCCGGCTCCTTGCAGAACCGGGCCTCGGAGGTGCCCAGATGCGGCCAGATGGTGGCGAACCGCGGCCAGGTCTCGGGGTTGTCGATCGGCTCGTCGTCGTCGGGCCGGGCGCCGGCGAGGACGCGGTGGACGGCGTGCCGTGCGTCCTGCTGCTCCTGCTCGGTCAGCTGGGAGCGGATGACCGCCTGCACAAGCCGGTGGACCTGGATGGAGTTGGAGACCTGGTCGACCTTGGCCAGCGCGAACCGGCCGATCTCGCGGATGACCCGGCCGAGAACGAGCTTCTCCTGGAGGGAGGCGTCGTACGGCTTGAGTGCGTCGATCATCTCCTTGCTGTAGAGCAGGTTCGCGGAAATCGGCTCGGGTGCGAAGAACGCACAGAGCTGGAGCAGGCGCACCGCGGCCGGTGAGCGTTCCTTGAGCCGCTCGATGGAGACGTTCCAGGTCGCGGCGACCGGCTCGGGGTAACCGGCGGGCTGGTTGAGCGCGAGCACGCTCGCGGCCTGGTCCTTGAGCTGCTCCAGATACTCGGCGACCGGCGTGGCCGTCTCCGCGATCCACGCCGCGGCCTGCTCGACGGCGAGCGGCAGATCCCCGACGGCGGTGGCGACCTGGTCGGCATCCTCGACGGTCAGTCCGCGGGCGCGCCGCTGGAGGTGCTCGATGGACTCCTCGCGCAGGAACACGTCGACGGGCAGCGCGTCCCCGTACTGCGACCAGGTCTGGTTCCTGGAGGTGACGAGGATGTGCCCGGGTCCCTGGGGCGGGAAGAACTGCTTCAGCCGCTCCGGGTCGTCGGCGTTGTCGAAGACCAGCAGCCAGCGTGAGGACGGCACTCCGCGCCGCAGCAGATCGATGGCCTCCTGGGAGGCGGCCGCCATGTCCTCGCCGCCCTGGGCACCGAGGCGTACGGCGAGTTCGGCGAGGCCCGCGACCACGTCGTCGGGCTGCTCGGAGGAGATCCACCACACCAGGTCGTAGTCCGCCATGAAGCGGTGGACGTACTCCAGGGCGACCTGGGTCTTGCCGACGCCGCCGAGCCCGTACAGCGTCTGCGGCTGGGGCAGTACCGCGGCCACCGCCATGCCGCCGCCGAGCTGGTCGCGCATCCGCTCGAGCACCACCGAGCGTCCGGTGAAACCGGGGTTGCGGGGCGGCGCGTTCCAGATCTTGGGGACCGTGCCGGGGAATCGCGGTCCCGGCGATGCGCTGTCGGGCAGCTGGACCGGGCGGTCGAGTGCGCGCAGCAGCGCGGTGGTGGCGTGCACCTCGTCGAGCCGGAAGAGATCGACCGGGTTGCGGTCGATGTAGGGGGTGGTGAGTCTGACGTCCCCGACCCGGATCGCCATGAGGTGGTGCCGGCCTCCGCCGGGGTCCTCGGCCGCGGCGCGCGACCAGACCTCCACCGCCCGGGCGGACTTGAGATAGGCGCTGGACAGGAGCACGACGGTGCGCGCGGCGTTCTCGGCGGCGAGTTCGGCCGCGTCCGCCGGGTCCCGCTCGGCCGAGACGTCGCGCGGCACGACCCGGAACCCGGCCCGCGAGAGCTGGTACTCGACCCAGTCGGCCCACATGCGGTTCTCGGCCACATAGCTGAGGTAGAGGTCGGCGGGCAGGGCGGGGCGGCGGCGGGTGAAGGCGTCCCTGATGCGGAGCCTGACCTCTTCGCCGACCGCGGGCATCGAGGTGATCCGCTGTTCGGTGACGACCGAGGTGAGCCGTTCGAAGGCGGAGAGCAGGGAGTTGGTCAGGCCGGCTTCGTCGCCGAAGGTGGCCAGGGTCTCCTCGTAGGCGTAGTAGGGCCGGTACGGAATCTCCACCGCGCCCCAGTAGGCGGTGAGGTCCTCGCCCGCGAGCCCGCCCGGGAACCGGTCGAACTTCAGCCGGGCCAGGGCCCGTCCGGCGTCCGCCTTCTCCTTCTCGCCCTCGTCGATCCGCATCGGGACCGGGTAGATCTTGATGCCGCGGCCGCCGTAGCGCTCGTCGATCTGCCGCGCCACCGCTGCCGCGCCGTCGATGGACTGGTCGCTGAGGGTGAAGCAGTCCACGAGCACGTCGGGCAGATGGACGGTGCAGATGTCGGCGATGTCGCTGAGGCCGGTGCGGCTGTCGATGAGGACGTAGTCGTAGTTGGCCTTCATGTCCTCGCGCAGCGCGTCGAAGAAGTGGCCACCGCCGAGACGGTCGTAGAAGTTGTCCCAGTCGAAGGTGGAGACGGTCGCGGAGTACTCGCGGTTCTGCTTGCCCGCCGAGACGAAGTCGAGCGTGCCCCCGTCGGGGAACTCCCAGCCCAGGTTCTCGGGGGTGAGGGAGACGGCGTGCGGCTGGATACGCGCGTAGTCACGGTGCCAGTCGTCGCGGCGCGGCTCGGGGCTGGTCGCCGCCCAGGCGTACTCGGTGATCAGATCGATGACCCCGGTGGTGGCACCGAGCGTGGACGGGTCGAGGAAGGGATGGAAGAAGCGGTGCAGGCCGGGGGCTTCGAGATCCCAGTCGACCGCCAGGACCCGCTTGCCGTTCGCGGCGAGGATCCAGGCCACGTTGGCCAGGGCCATCGTGCGACCCGTACCTCCCTTGTAGGAATAGAAGGTGACGATGCGCCCGTCACGACTGGCTGTCATCCGTGTCCTCCGCATCGGGGGCGATTCCACGCGTGTTCGGGACGTAGTGAGTGGTGCCGTACTCGGCCATCGGGCCGCGCAGCCGGGGCCGCTCGGACGAGCGGGCTCCGGGGGGCGGCGGCGCCGCGGGCGGGAAGACCTCGGCGTGCCGCAGATACTCCTGGGCCGCCGACTCCACCACCTGGGGCAGGATCTGGCCGAAGGCCTCCATGCTGAGCACTCCTCTGGCGGCTGCCCGGCTGGCCGCCCGGCCGTGGCGCAGCTGATGCGGCATGGTCCGCTCCAGTTTCTCGGCCAACTCGGCCTCGGTGGTCCGGCTCTGCGGGTCGTCACGGTTCCAGGGGACGATGACGCTCACCCAGGGGCGCGGCTCCGCGTCGAAGGCGGCGAGGCGCTGACGGCGGTCCTCGTCCTCCAGGGCCCAGCGGTCCACGAGAAGTATCTCGGGCCGGGTGGGCGGCTGGCCGGCGTCGGGCGGCGACTCGTGGTCGAACGAGGAGACCGTCGCCTGGTAGTTGAGCGAGCGCACCAGGTCCTGGGCGACATACGCCAACGGCCTGGCGGAGTCCGGGTGATAGGGATTCCAGTCCTGGGACTGTTTGCCGTAGTACTCGGGGGCCCGGCCTTCGGGCAGGTCGTGGCTGGTCGGCGCGGCAACCGTCACATGCATCGGACGGGGACCGCCGCTGGGCTTGCCGAAGGCGCTGGGCGCCTGCCGGTAGTCCACCGGGCTGCCGGAGCCGACGCGCGTAGTGTCGGCCACGCTGACGATGCGTTTGGCGAGTTCATAGACGGCAGCCTCGTACTCCTCTGCGAATATCCGGAGTTTGATCAGTCCGTAGAGCCCGTCGGTGACATAGCGGTCGCCGAAGGCGCGGTGGTTGAACTGCAACCGCTCGGCGGGGCCCGGCAGTTGCTCCGGCGGCATGGGCACCCACAGGGCGGGCACGATCGCCTCGGCGGGTCTGTTGCTCTTCGCCTGGTGGTAGATCGCCCGCTGGGCGAAGGCGTACCACTCCTTGCCGCACATCTCACTGGCGAAATAGCGCGGCGAGAAGAGCGGGACGAACACCCGGCAGGTGGCCAGAACTTCACCCAGCCGCTCCGACCAGCCCTCGCCGGAACGGATCTCGCGGTCCATGAAACCGGCCGGCGCACCGGCCGGCAGATCGGTCATGGCCATCACATGGCCGCACAGATCGCGGAAGAGCCGCTCCACCCACATGTCCGGGTCCGGGCCCCCAGCCCCGTACCTCGGCGTATGCGCATAACTCAAGAAGAAGTACGGCCGATGATCCGCCGCTCGCTGCGCTGAATCCGACACACGCCCCCCGCCCTGCCTGAACGCCCGACCTCACACCCAGCATCGATGAGAGATGCGAGCGAATTAATCATTCCGGAGCCCGACACACTCCATCCCCCCGACGTTCAGTCAATCAACACCGCTTTTCGGTCATCCAGCGCTCCGCATGGTCGACCGCTTCCCTGATCGAGAAGAACCTTGCGGGCCTTCCTCCCAGTTGTCCCTTCTGTTCCATACCCCAGGCGAAGGCGGCGCCGATCGCACCAAAATCACTGTCGTCCAGTTCGATGTCTTCGTACTCCGTCCATTCCCTACCCCCACCAGGTCGCGACACCACACAACGGTAGGTTCGCGCAGGAGCACGGGTCTTGTATTCGGCGAGATGGAATGCGGTGCAGACATCGAAATCCACGTTGATCATCAACACCTGGGCCCGCGCCCGGTACAGGGCTCCGAGCGGTGAGTCCTCGCCGAGATGCGAGGTCAGCGGATGTACGGCGAGCAATTCGGCGGCCCGCCGTCCCACCGCCGCGAATGAGGTCTGCGGATGGGCACTGCGCACGGCCCCCTCGGCGGTCCGCACGGACTCGGCCAACCGGCCCATCCCCTGACTGGGCGTCGTGGCGGCGTCGAAGGCCGGCATGTCCGCCCGGAAGGCCGCCGACTGCTCGGGTGTCATACCGCGCACACGAGCCCGGTACGAGGGTGAGGTGTCGGAGTTGTCGGCGGTGAAGGCGGGCACGACGAGCGTGCCGTCATCTCCCAGCACCTCGAGGAGCGCGTCACGGAGGGATTCCGCTTCCAGTCCGGTGGCGCGCAGGGAGGCATGGACGAGCAGTGTCATACCGTCCTGTACGCCCAGCCCCCGTAACGACCGCCTCAGCCCTCGCGGGGAAGGCGCCGGTCCGTAGCGCGTCAGTCCTCGCTGGGAGCGCGTCAGTGCGCTTCTTGGCCCTTCCTCACCCACGGCCGGCCTCTTTCCACAGTTCGTCCAGCAGGCGCTGCCCGGCGACGGTCAGCTCCGCCGCCCGCCCCAGGGTCTCCAGCGCGCGCTTGGCCTCCTCGGCCAGGTCCGGCTCGAAGGCCGCGAGCCCCACACGCTCGTAGGCCCCGGCCAGCAGCTCGGACACCACGACCGGTTCGTCCTGCCAGGGCGCGGGGTGGCGCCACCAGCCGTCCTGCGCGTACAGATCCGTGACGTCGAGCAGGGCGTGCAGCCGGGCTCGCCTGAATCCGCGCAGCAGCGCCGGCGCGAGCTGTTCGGGCGTGGCGGGCAGGGCGATACCGAGTGCCCCGAAGCCGTACCGCCGCCCCGACGGCTCGCCCGCGGCCAGCGGGGTCAGGGTGGTCAGACAGTCCGCCGCGTCGGAAGCCTGTTCCGGTGCGGCCTGCCGCAGCAGGGCCCATGCCTCCCCCAGCCGCGCGGCCCACAAGGCCGCCTCCCGTGAGCCGAGCCGCTCCCTGACCGGGACTCCGAAGCAGTCGCGGTAGGGGTCGAGATCGTCGAGCCGCAGGACGGGGAGGCCTTCGGCGGCGAGTGTGCGGACGGGCCGCCAGTCGCCGCTCTCCTCGGCCGTGTGTACATGGCGCGGCTCGCGGCCGTCCACGCGTACCAGGAACCCGTTGACCGCCGGCCGCACCTCGGCCTCGCCCCGCCGGTCCTGGCCCGTCAGCCGTAGCTCGCCGAGCGTGGGAAGCCGGAGCCTGCCGTCCTCGTAGCGCACCCGGACGGGGACGTCGAGCCCGCCCCGTACCACCGCGGCGGCGAGATACGCGGGCAGCCCGAGAGCGAGATCGGCCGCCTCGGGCAGCCCGTCACGCAGTGCGGCCAGGCACCCCTGGAGCCAGGTGTAGGTGTAGGGATGGCCGTAGACCGTGTCGAGGACGTCGGAGCGTTCCTCCAGCGCGGACGCCAGTTCCCAGGCCTCGTCCCAGGTTTCGCCGCCCCGCCCGTCGAGTTCCGCATGGACGTCGGCGAGCAGCATGCGCGTCAGGTCCTGGTGCTCGGCCATCAGGACGCCGGGATCCGGAACCGCGAGCGGGACCGTGGACGCGGCCGTGCGCTGCTCGATGCCCCGGATCAGTGCCTCCAGGTCGGTGCAGTACACGGAGGTGTTGTCGAAGTCATTGCGGGAGCTGTAGCGGTGGGTGTAGAGCCCGCCGCCGCACGACCGTACGACGGGACACTGCCGGCAGGCCGCGCCGACTCCCGCGAGCCCCAGCTGACGCGCCCTCACCCCTGGGTGGGCCGCGACATCGTCGAGGGGGTGGGTGAAGACGTCGAATCCGGTCGCGGCCGCGCCTTCGTAGGCGCTCTTGAGCGAGTCGACCTGCTCCAGGGTGCCGTCGGTTTCCACGACGACGAGGTCGGTGGGGGCGAGGCCGAGGGATTCGGTGAGGCTGGGGCCGCCGCTGAGGGTGGAGAGCACGGACTCGAAGAGCCGTACCGGCACCTTCCT includes:
- the fxsT gene encoding FxSxx-COOH system tetratricopeptide repeat protein, which codes for MTASRDGRIVTFYSYKGGTGRTMALANVAWILAANGKRVLAVDWDLEAPGLHRFFHPFLDPSTLGATTGVIDLITEYAWAATSPEPRRDDWHRDYARIQPHAVSLTPENLGWEFPDGGTLDFVSAGKQNREYSATVSTFDWDNFYDRLGGGHFFDALREDMKANYDYVLIDSRTGLSDIADICTVHLPDVLVDCFTLSDQSIDGAAAVARQIDERYGGRGIKIYPVPMRIDEGEKEKADAGRALARLKFDRFPGGLAGEDLTAYWGAVEIPYRPYYAYEETLATFGDEAGLTNSLLSAFERLTSVVTEQRITSMPAVGEEVRLRIRDAFTRRRPALPADLYLSYVAENRMWADWVEYQLSRAGFRVVPRDVSAERDPADAAELAAENAARTVVLLSSAYLKSARAVEVWSRAAAEDPGGGRHHLMAIRVGDVRLTTPYIDRNPVDLFRLDEVHATTALLRALDRPVQLPDSASPGPRFPGTVPKIWNAPPRNPGFTGRSVVLERMRDQLGGGMAVAAVLPQPQTLYGLGGVGKTQVALEYVHRFMADYDLVWWISSEQPDDVVAGLAELAVRLGAQGGEDMAAASQEAIDLLRRGVPSSRWLLVFDNADDPERLKQFFPPQGPGHILVTSRNQTWSQYGDALPVDVFLREESIEHLQRRARGLTVEDADQVATAVGDLPLAVEQAAAWIAETATPVAEYLEQLKDQAASVLALNQPAGYPEPVAATWNVSIERLKERSPAAVRLLQLCAFFAPEPISANLLYSKEMIDALKPYDASLQEKLVLGRVIREIGRFALAKVDQVSNSIQVHRLVQAVIRSQLTEQEQQDARHAVHRVLAGARPDDDEPIDNPETWPRFATIWPHLGTSEARFCKEPETRRLLIDRVRYLWKRGDLNTAYTLAEELRESWREMLGNDDLQYLYLRFHLSNILRSQGRYVEAKELDEVTLERQQAVLGLSHPHTYMTTSGLAMDLGTLGQYGRAMELATEAHEGFSQIFHESHPRTLAAANNLALNMRMVGQYARAREIDQEVFDRRTEVLGTEHPYTLSSAMNLARDLREVGRYEDSVSLLSRTYELYKEQLGRTFPGTLAAAKSLAVSLRRAGRLEDARRLTTATRNRYRAKYTSANPDSLACDLNLAADLFAAGEPVAARDLAQEVVDQYRKVPGERHPYTLAASNNLGIFLWGCGDAEAAEAVLLKVSRTMREVLGESHPHALYGTINLANALADLGGLEEALEIEQRTVTRLREVLGQHHPEVLGIASNMSVTLGLLGRKDESVRLRTETVEELQRLLGDDHALTRIARDERRVHRDLEPLAV
- a CDS encoding TIR-like protein FxsC, which codes for MSDSAQRAADHRPYFFLSYAHTPRYGAGGPDPDMWVERLFRDLCGHVMAMTDLPAGAPAGFMDREIRSGEGWSERLGEVLATCRVFVPLFSPRYFASEMCGKEWYAFAQRAIYHQAKSNRPAEAIVPALWVPMPPEQLPGPAERLQFNHRAFGDRYVTDGLYGLIKLRIFAEEYEAAVYELAKRIVSVADTTRVGSGSPVDYRQAPSAFGKPSGGPRPMHVTVAAPTSHDLPEGRAPEYYGKQSQDWNPYHPDSARPLAYVAQDLVRSLNYQATVSSFDHESPPDAGQPPTRPEILLVDRWALEDEDRRQRLAAFDAEPRPWVSVIVPWNRDDPQSRTTEAELAEKLERTMPHQLRHGRAASRAAARGVLSMEAFGQILPQVVESAAQEYLRHAEVFPPAAPPPPGARSSERPRLRGPMAEYGTTHYVPNTRGIAPDAEDTDDSQS
- the fxsBH gene encoding radical SAM/SPASM protein FxsBH, inactivated beta-hydroxylase extension form, translating into MTGPLVPFREIVLKVHSRCDLACDHCYIYEHADQSWRTRPKAISDEAISWTALRLAEHAKSHALPSVSVILHGGEPLLAGPARLRRVCEELTRALDPVAGLDLRIHTNGLQLSPSYLDLFSEYNVRVGISLDGDKAANDRHRRFADGRTSHPLVLRAVDLLRQERYRHLYLGLLCTIDVANDPIAVYDALTELEPPRIDLLLPHSTWDDPPARPDGSPTAYADWILAIFDRWNQQGRKVPVRLFESVLSTLSGGPSLTESLGLAPTDLVVVETDGTLEQVDSLKSAYEGAAATGFDVFTHPLDDVAAHPGVRARQLGLAGVGAACRQCPVVRSCGGGLYTHRYSSRNDFDNTSVYCTDLEALIRGIEQRTAASTVPLAVPDPGVLMAEHQDLTRMLLADVHAELDGRGGETWDEAWELASALEERSDVLDTVYGHPYTYTWLQGCLAALRDGLPEAADLALGLPAYLAAAVVRGGLDVPVRVRYEDGRLRLPTLGELRLTGQDRRGEAEVRPAVNGFLVRVDGREPRHVHTAEESGDWRPVRTLAAEGLPVLRLDDLDPYRDCFGVPVRERLGSREAALWAARLGEAWALLRQAAPEQASDAADCLTTLTPLAAGEPSGRRYGFGALGIALPATPEQLAPALLRGFRRARLHALLDVTDLYAQDGWWRHPAPWQDEPVVVSELLAGAYERVGLAAFEPDLAEEAKRALETLGRAAELTVAGQRLLDELWKEAGRG
- a CDS encoding aminoglycoside N(3)-acetyltransferase, with the translated sequence MTLLVHASLRATGLEAESLRDALLEVLGDDGTLVVPAFTADNSDTSPSYRARVRGMTPEQSAAFRADMPAFDAATTPSQGMGRLAESVRTAEGAVRSAHPQTSFAAVGRRAAELLAVHPLTSHLGEDSPLGALYRARAQVLMINVDFDVCTAFHLAEYKTRAPARTYRCVVSRPGGGREWTEYEDIELDDSDFGAIGAAFAWGMEQKGQLGGRPARFFSIREAVDHAERWMTEKRC